A region of Myxococcus stipitatus DSM 14675 DNA encodes the following proteins:
- a CDS encoding DEAD/DEAH box helicase family protein: MIDLDTARALLDFGKRMGAGHRAEEQLRGAVAIHNILSKHRLAYLADEVGMGKTYVALGALALFRHFNPGFRVLVITPRENIQRKWQKELTNFAAHNVRFDDLRMRALDGRPARPLVDCGNLLELVHETSIDPNRDFFVRMSSFSLPVGKASEGWTALRDGLRRHLPWLRDEAFDLRNKEVFKRNFARALCCALPKFDLVIVDEAHNLKHGFNLSGSSRNQVLAEAFGRHAPEDAPDLRLFPGHGPRAERVLFLSATPLEETYRHVWNQLDLFGLAGGFRELRDDPVPEERKKEVAGQFLVRRVTSMRIAGREHTKNMYRREWRAGGVHQHDEPITVSDDRQRLLVALVQKKVSELLSGKQFNHSFQIGMLASFESFLETARLRRQDDEESTFDDSEQSDLALEREGIDVHDLNRLAKSYRLKFGREMPHPKMDAVVDSLASAWVTGKKALVFVRRVASVKELKRKLDERYDDWLIPHLRARLPEVLHAPFDEVVAQYRLEKGAAERSHHEGSSTPQDVVGTDVEVDDRGGTDTFFAWYFRGEGPKGVLSGANIQARFIKGSGAYSTFFADNTVMALLGAEPGQVLTTLASTCQLTREETTERLRQRAAKYLSRKAKVVTRASRMEAAQAAALELLQEGATGTLAVHARVIWDERFRTSMSREPATEAPQELASALERTTFFNELRRPERAELRARIWPRPTSRGDTVEDFRSEYREQVLRAELLAVAARLGHAFIDLYVAAMAGRTTLAIHRRGEQTAEHGDDADERELETGGGRLLREYLDLLESQLRATAPRPWGALDELADIAGNLELILDVNVPDARTTPLGESARYVASLLRQQQPTGGMAGQVNQTLVRQFRMPGYPFVLVTTDLLQEGEDLHTFCSSVHHYGISWTPSAMEQRVGRIDRVRSQSDRRLSALGGEPRGEDCLQVYLPHLQDTVEVLQVQRVLERMNTFLRLMHEGLTVSAPDQRRIDVGREMVAARKQVDRLSGPLKSAFPIPPWATQGEKTALAVEGTFGARVRERFERLPRLSMEGTHIDWAPHPPKGSLLGTTTLSTGRVQPFTLTLKSEQGHPVVRCISPIGRTEPDEDPEPIAARGARISSRLGAILTQEARLYDLTVEDDVVLGAPEHDAARVRLLVRRVTEQADRMEQEHFDDGRDARLDAFEAELREEGNREL, encoded by the coding sequence ATGATCGACCTGGATACGGCCCGCGCGCTGCTCGACTTCGGAAAGCGGATGGGCGCCGGACACCGCGCGGAGGAACAACTGCGCGGTGCCGTGGCCATCCACAACATCCTGAGCAAGCACCGCCTCGCCTATCTCGCCGACGAGGTGGGCATGGGCAAGACGTATGTGGCGCTGGGCGCCCTTGCCCTCTTCCGCCACTTCAATCCGGGCTTCAGGGTCCTGGTCATCACCCCGCGCGAGAACATCCAACGCAAGTGGCAGAAGGAGCTCACGAACTTCGCCGCGCACAACGTGCGCTTCGATGACCTCCGGATGCGCGCGCTCGATGGTCGACCCGCGCGGCCCCTCGTCGACTGCGGCAACCTGCTCGAGCTGGTCCACGAGACGAGCATCGACCCGAACCGGGACTTCTTTGTCCGGATGTCGAGCTTCAGCCTTCCCGTGGGCAAGGCGAGCGAGGGCTGGACGGCGCTGCGCGACGGGCTGAGGCGACACCTGCCCTGGCTTCGGGACGAGGCTTTCGACCTGCGCAACAAAGAGGTCTTCAAGCGGAACTTCGCCCGGGCGCTGTGCTGCGCGCTGCCGAAGTTCGACCTCGTCATCGTCGACGAGGCCCACAACCTCAAGCATGGGTTCAACCTCTCGGGCTCCTCGCGCAACCAGGTGCTGGCGGAGGCGTTCGGCCGCCACGCGCCGGAGGACGCCCCGGACCTCCGCCTCTTCCCGGGCCATGGACCTCGGGCCGAGCGAGTGCTGTTCCTCTCGGCCACGCCCCTCGAGGAGACCTACCGGCACGTCTGGAACCAGCTCGACCTGTTCGGGCTCGCGGGAGGCTTTCGCGAGCTGCGCGACGACCCGGTGCCCGAGGAGCGCAAGAAAGAGGTCGCGGGCCAGTTCCTCGTCCGGCGCGTGACGTCCATGCGCATCGCGGGACGAGAGCACACCAAGAACATGTACCGGCGGGAGTGGCGCGCCGGAGGTGTCCATCAACACGACGAGCCCATCACCGTGTCGGACGACCGGCAGCGGCTGCTCGTCGCGCTGGTGCAGAAGAAGGTGAGTGAGCTGCTGAGCGGCAAGCAGTTCAACCACTCGTTCCAGATTGGAATGCTCGCCTCGTTCGAGAGCTTCCTCGAGACAGCCAGGCTGCGACGACAGGACGACGAGGAGAGCACCTTCGACGACTCGGAGCAGTCCGACCTGGCCCTCGAACGAGAGGGAATCGACGTCCACGACCTGAACCGACTGGCGAAGAGCTATCGGCTCAAGTTCGGGCGCGAGATGCCCCACCCCAAGATGGATGCCGTCGTCGACAGCCTCGCGTCCGCGTGGGTGACGGGCAAGAAGGCGCTGGTGTTCGTCCGGCGGGTCGCCTCCGTCAAGGAGCTGAAGCGCAAGCTCGACGAGCGCTATGACGACTGGCTGATTCCCCACCTGCGCGCACGACTTCCAGAAGTGCTGCACGCGCCCTTCGATGAGGTCGTCGCGCAGTACCGGCTCGAGAAGGGCGCCGCGGAGCGGTCCCACCACGAGGGGAGCTCCACACCCCAGGACGTGGTCGGCACGGACGTGGAGGTGGACGACCGAGGCGGCACCGACACCTTCTTCGCCTGGTACTTCCGAGGCGAGGGCCCCAAGGGCGTGCTGAGCGGGGCCAACATCCAGGCCCGCTTCATCAAGGGAAGCGGCGCCTATTCGACGTTCTTCGCGGACAACACCGTGATGGCGCTGCTGGGCGCGGAGCCCGGGCAGGTGCTCACCACGCTGGCGTCCACCTGCCAGCTCACACGAGAGGAGACGACGGAGCGACTGCGGCAAAGAGCCGCGAAATACCTGAGCCGCAAGGCCAAGGTCGTCACCCGCGCCAGTCGCATGGAGGCGGCGCAGGCCGCGGCGCTCGAGCTGCTCCAGGAAGGTGCAACAGGGACCCTGGCCGTCCATGCGCGGGTCATCTGGGATGAGCGGTTCCGGACGTCCATGTCTCGCGAGCCCGCCACCGAGGCGCCCCAGGAGCTCGCCTCCGCCCTCGAGCGCACCACGTTCTTCAACGAGCTGCGCCGCCCCGAGCGCGCGGAGCTTCGCGCACGCATCTGGCCCCGACCCACGAGTCGGGGCGACACCGTCGAGGACTTCCGGAGCGAGTACCGCGAGCAGGTGCTTCGCGCGGAGCTGCTCGCCGTGGCCGCGCGGCTCGGGCATGCCTTCATCGACCTGTATGTCGCGGCGATGGCGGGCCGCACCACCCTGGCCATCCACCGACGCGGCGAGCAGACCGCCGAGCACGGCGACGACGCCGACGAGCGGGAGCTGGAGACCGGTGGCGGGCGACTGCTGCGCGAGTACCTCGACCTCCTCGAGTCCCAGCTCCGCGCCACGGCGCCACGTCCCTGGGGGGCGCTCGACGAGCTGGCGGACATCGCGGGGAACCTCGAGCTGATTCTCGATGTGAACGTCCCGGATGCGCGCACCACGCCGCTCGGCGAGTCCGCGCGCTACGTGGCGAGCCTGCTGCGCCAACAGCAGCCCACGGGAGGCATGGCGGGACAGGTCAACCAGACCCTGGTCCGTCAATTCCGGATGCCGGGCTACCCCTTCGTCCTCGTCACCACGGACCTGCTCCAAGAAGGCGAGGACCTGCACACGTTCTGCTCCTCGGTCCACCACTACGGAATCTCGTGGACTCCCTCGGCGATGGAGCAGCGCGTGGGACGCATCGACCGGGTCCGCTCGCAGTCGGACCGGCGACTCTCCGCGCTCGGAGGCGAGCCGCGTGGCGAGGACTGTCTCCAGGTCTACCTCCCCCACCTCCAGGACACGGTGGAGGTCCTCCAGGTGCAGCGGGTGCTGGAGCGCATGAACACCTTCCTGCGGCTGATGCACGAGGGGTTGACGGTGTCCGCGCCAGACCAGCGACGCATCGACGTGGGGCGAGAGATGGTCGCGGCCCGGAAGCAGGTCGACCGGCTCAGCGGCCCGCTCAAGAGCGCGTTCCCCATTCCTCCGTGGGCCACGCAGGGAGAGAAGACAGCCCTGGCGGTCGAGGGCACGTTCGGAGCCCGCGTCCGGGAGCGCTTCGAGCGGCTCCCTCGGCTCTCGATGGAGGGCACGCACATCGACTGGGCACCCCACCCACCCAAGGGCTCGCTCCTGGGGACCACCACCCTCTCGACGGGCCGGGTCCAGCCCTTCACGCTGACGCTCAAGTCCGAGCAGGGGCACCCCGTGGTCCGCTGCATCAGTCCCATCGGCCGGACCGAGCCGGATGAGGACCCCGAGCCCATTGCCGCACGCGGTGCCCGAATCTCCTCCCGCCTCGGTGCGATCCTGACCCAGGAGGCGCGACTCTACGACCTGACCGTCGAGGACGATGTGGTGCTCGGGGCTCCCGAACATGACGCCGCACGCGTGAGGCTGCTGGTGCGCCGGGTCACGGAGCAGGCGGACCGGATGGAGCAGGAGCATTTCGACGATGGCCGCGACGCGAGGCTCGATGCCTTCGAAGCCGAACTCCGGGAGGAGGGCAACCGTGAGCTCTGA
- a CDS encoding DMP19 family protein: protein MTPDDHRIIDVGFDEDRIRLQLTDGRVLTVPLSGLLRVAKATPEQRRAWALTEDGRGVNWPELWPPSADGMLSVWHLEQDALYEHALARLQQVHRDSSALPQAERELVALWRMEADINNGGFMQFFCNWGEETCHLAIEALGGMGAQGTRQCLEDMLHVVAHYGETEERVSLSDLPGMLTDAERERLYALDQAFWKYPESLARRVVRHYAPRVTVGAS, encoded by the coding sequence ATGACGCCAGACGACCATCGCATCATCGACGTGGGCTTCGACGAGGACCGCATCCGGTTGCAGCTCACGGATGGCCGTGTGCTGACCGTGCCTCTCAGCGGCTTGCTCCGTGTCGCCAAGGCCACGCCCGAGCAGCGGCGGGCTTGGGCCCTCACCGAAGACGGCCGAGGCGTGAACTGGCCGGAGCTCTGGCCTCCCTCCGCTGATGGAATGCTCAGTGTCTGGCACCTCGAGCAGGACGCGCTCTATGAGCATGCGCTCGCGCGGCTTCAACAGGTCCACAGGGATTCATCCGCCCTGCCGCAGGCCGAGCGCGAGCTGGTGGCGCTCTGGCGAATGGAAGCCGACATCAACAACGGCGGCTTCATGCAGTTCTTCTGCAACTGGGGTGAAGAGACCTGCCACCTGGCCATCGAGGCGTTGGGCGGGATGGGGGCTCAGGGCACGCGGCAATGTCTGGAGGACATGCTGCATGTCGTCGCCCACTACGGTGAGACCGAGGAGAGGGTCTCGCTGTCCGACCTGCCCGGCATGTTGACCGACGCCGAGCGAGAGCGGCTGTACGCGTTGGACCAGGCGTTCTGGAAGTATCCCGAGTCGCTCGCCAGGCGGGTCGTGCGTCACTACGCGCCTCGTGTGACGGTCGGCGCGAGCTGA
- a CDS encoding NAD(P)-dependent oxidoreductase, with product MPASRPTRIAVMGSGLMGTALSRAFAAAGHEVAVWNRTHAKAKAVGGGTVAFENLREAVSGRDLVVVSLSNYAASAELFSSADVASALSGTTLVQLTSGSPADARSGLEWANAHGVDYLDAAILAYPSFVATDYATVFYAGSRAVFDRHHQTLQAIARNSVYVDEKIGSAATLDCAILEAYYGGCLSMLHAAAMCKAEGLDPQLFFAQKASFLGLVSVTADAARDMVARDDFSGDQCSLNTHVAALEHIVRLSRDARISARFPQELLENYRRALGAGLGAQELPAVFRTLTQE from the coding sequence ATGCCAGCCAGCCGTCCGACGAGAATCGCTGTGATGGGGAGTGGGCTCATGGGGACCGCGCTGTCGCGAGCCTTCGCGGCGGCGGGCCATGAGGTCGCCGTGTGGAACAGGACTCACGCCAAGGCGAAGGCCGTGGGAGGTGGCACCGTCGCCTTCGAGAACCTCCGCGAGGCCGTCTCCGGCCGGGACCTGGTCGTCGTCTCTCTGTCGAACTACGCCGCCAGCGCCGAGCTGTTCTCCTCGGCGGACGTCGCCTCGGCGCTCTCGGGGACCACGCTCGTCCAGCTCACGAGCGGCTCACCCGCGGATGCACGAAGCGGCCTGGAGTGGGCGAACGCCCACGGCGTGGACTACCTGGACGCCGCGATTCTCGCCTACCCGAGCTTCGTCGCCACCGACTACGCCACCGTCTTCTATGCCGGCTCGCGCGCCGTCTTCGACCGGCACCACCAGACGCTCCAGGCGATTGCCCGCAACTCCGTGTACGTCGACGAGAAGATCGGCTCCGCGGCGACGCTCGACTGCGCGATCCTGGAGGCCTACTACGGCGGCTGCCTGTCCATGCTCCACGCCGCGGCGATGTGCAAGGCGGAGGGGCTGGACCCCCAGTTGTTCTTCGCCCAGAAGGCTTCCTTCCTCGGGCTCGTCTCCGTCACCGCCGACGCCGCGCGGGACATGGTCGCGCGCGACGACTTCTCGGGGGACCAGTGCAGCCTGAACACCCACGTCGCCGCCCTCGAGCACATCGTCCGGCTCAGCCGCGATGCCCGCATCAGCGCGCGCTTCCCCCAGGAGCTGCTCGAGAACTATCGCCGGGCGCTCGGCGCGGGGCTGGGCGCGCAGGAGCTGCCCGCGGTGTTCCGCACCTTGACCCAGGAGTGA
- a CDS encoding cysteine hydrolase family protein: MAKTLENAALVLIDIQNDYFPGGRFELDRSEVAAVHARAALDFFRERNLPVIHVQHISMQPGATFFLPGTQGAEIHPRVAPRPGEAVVLKHFPNSFRETDLQERLRALGVKQLVVTGMMTLMCVDATVRAAADLGYPVTLLHDACAARAMEFNGQTASAPQVHAAFLAALGMAYAQVVSTGDFMAQASGH, from the coding sequence ATGGCGAAGACGTTGGAGAACGCGGCGCTGGTGCTCATCGACATCCAGAATGACTACTTCCCGGGAGGTCGGTTCGAGCTCGACCGTTCCGAGGTCGCGGCGGTCCACGCCCGCGCGGCGCTGGACTTCTTCCGCGAGCGGAACCTGCCGGTCATCCACGTGCAGCACATCTCGATGCAGCCGGGGGCCACGTTCTTCCTACCGGGGACGCAGGGGGCGGAGATTCATCCCCGCGTCGCGCCTCGTCCGGGGGAGGCGGTGGTGCTCAAGCACTTCCCCAACAGCTTCCGGGAGACGGACCTGCAGGAGCGCTTGCGGGCGCTCGGGGTGAAGCAGCTGGTGGTGACGGGGATGATGACGCTCATGTGCGTGGACGCGACGGTGCGCGCGGCGGCGGACCTGGGCTACCCCGTCACGCTGCTCCACGACGCGTGCGCGGCCCGAGCGATGGAGTTCAATGGCCAGACGGCCTCCGCGCCCCAGGTCCACGCCGCGTTCCTCGCGGCGCTCGGCATGGCCTACGCGCAGGTCGTCTCCACCGGCGACTTCATGGCCCAGGCCTCCGGGCACTGA